A window of Costertonia aggregata contains these coding sequences:
- a CDS encoding bestrophin family protein: MYIKRNIGWGLILRYAWKNFIFFTLYASSIFCIYHFLGWDFIDVPFQPLSVIGIAVAFYIGFKNSQSYDRFWEGRKIWGGIVNYSRTWAIQVLSFVKTDDSEFDKKMHTQMIYRHIAWINAVRVQLRQPKSWAIKENKMVEKVFDRHNERNISCNAAQPFISVKEFDDLAKRVNPATHLVKNQAFDICTLKEKEILDGFQEDQMQSLLEEFYNLQGKCERIKNTPFPRQYGYFSKVFTWIFVLLLPFGLLDVFEDDSMATVGAIEAWYVFLMIPFSVLISWIFTTMETIGDNSEDPFEGRINDVPMTALCRTIEIDLRDMLNEKDLPEPVAPKDNILY, translated from the coding sequence ATGTACATTAAACGCAATATTGGTTGGGGGCTTATTCTAAGGTACGCTTGGAAAAATTTTATTTTTTTCACATTGTACGCTTCATCCATCTTTTGCATATATCATTTTTTGGGATGGGATTTTATAGATGTTCCTTTTCAGCCCCTAAGTGTAATCGGTATTGCAGTGGCATTTTATATCGGTTTTAAAAACAGCCAAAGCTATGATCGTTTTTGGGAAGGTCGCAAAATTTGGGGCGGTATCGTAAACTACAGCCGCACTTGGGCCATACAGGTGTTAAGTTTTGTGAAAACCGACGATTCGGAGTTCGACAAAAAAATGCATACTCAAATGATCTATAGGCACATTGCGTGGATTAATGCAGTGCGGGTACAGCTACGCCAGCCCAAATCTTGGGCCATTAAGGAGAATAAAATGGTAGAAAAAGTTTTTGATAGGCATAATGAACGTAATATTTCCTGTAATGCAGCACAACCATTTATCAGCGTTAAAGAGTTCGATGATTTGGCAAAACGGGTCAACCCTGCCACACATTTGGTAAAAAACCAAGCATTCGACATTTGCACATTAAAGGAAAAAGAGATATTGGATGGTTTTCAAGAAGACCAGATGCAATCGCTATTAGAGGAATTCTATAACCTACAGGGCAAATGCGAGCGCATTAAAAATACGCCGTTCCCTAGGCAATATGGTTACTTTTCCAAAGTCTTTACATGGATATTCGTACTGCTCCTACCTTTTGGCCTATTGGATGTTTTCGAAGATGACTCTATGGCTACCGTTGGCGCAATAGAAGCTTGGTACGTTTTTTTGATGATTCCCTTTTCGGTATTGATCTCTTGGATATTTACGACCATGGAAACTATTGGGGACAATAGCGAAGATCCTTTTGAGGGCCGTATCAACGATGTACCCATGACAGCCCTTTGTAGAACCATCGAAATAGATTTGCGGGATATGTTGAATGAAAAAGACCTACCGGAACCCGTAGCTCCCAAGGATAATATTTTGTATTGA
- a CDS encoding UBP-type zinc finger domain-containing protein, translating to MALRARKCEHLQVVSKIKKPKSQECNECIKTGDSWVHLRTCQDCGITLCCDSSPNKHASKHSTSHGHPVIISAEPNEKWMWCYVHQQISRY from the coding sequence ATGGCTTTACGTGCAAGAAAATGTGAACACCTACAGGTGGTTTCCAAGATTAAAAAACCAAAATCCCAAGAATGCAATGAATGTATAAAAACCGGAGATTCCTGGGTGCATTTACGCACTTGCCAAGATTGCGGTATAACCCTGTGCTGTGATAGTTCTCCCAATAAACACGCCAGTAAGCATTCAACCTCGCACGGGCATCCTGTGATTATTTCTGCGGAGCCCAATGAAAAATGGATGTGGTGTTACGTACATCAACAAATTTCTAGATACTAA
- a CDS encoding FAD-dependent oxidoreductase, whose product MSDPRFPELTQRQINQLKDYGKIENYTKNTRVFSLGDLQYDFFVVLEGSISIEDPTNDNAIIVEHKKNEFSGDSGMLSNRSAQFHAIANANTSLLRLTPLELRRAITKHSDISDILLNAFLLRQQTVLNEFTGGLKLLGSGNSKETYAIRDFMEKNHIWYNFLDVERSDEAKNLLLNFNLSEEDLPILITSDSKICKNPSLDSVARNSGVLMDFEDKIFDLLVIGAGPAGLAASVYAASEGLDVVTIDSNAPGGQAGKSSKIENYLGFPTGISGNDLANRAYVQAQKFGCNISIPHRAKSIEHTGSYFILCATNGKEIKSKALMAATGASYSRLPLKNIDKYEGSGVYYSATGMNASSCKDEIVGVVGGGNSAGQAALFLADHAEEVHVILRGGDLGAKMSDYLVQRIEAASNIFVHLFTQVTQLNGEYHLESLILETKEGERIEKPITNLFTFIGAKPGTDWLKGLVATDEKGFICTGPGIKEEDLHICSIFKNRKPQSLETSIPGFFAVGDVRKGSVKRVASAVGEGSMAISQVHQFLGELSASQTTVV is encoded by the coding sequence ATGAGCGACCCAAGATTTCCGGAACTTACCCAACGCCAGATAAACCAATTAAAAGACTATGGCAAAATCGAAAATTACACCAAAAATACCCGGGTCTTTTCTTTAGGGGACCTGCAATATGATTTTTTTGTCGTATTGGAAGGTTCTATATCAATAGAAGATCCCACAAATGATAATGCCATAATTGTAGAGCATAAAAAAAATGAATTCTCGGGCGATAGTGGAATGTTATCCAACCGCAGTGCACAATTTCATGCCATTGCCAACGCAAATACCAGTCTTCTGCGGTTGACCCCATTAGAACTACGAAGAGCGATAACCAAGCACAGCGATATTAGCGATATACTTCTCAATGCATTTTTACTGCGTCAGCAAACCGTGCTCAATGAATTTACGGGAGGGCTAAAACTACTTGGTTCTGGTAACTCAAAAGAGACCTATGCCATTCGCGACTTTATGGAAAAGAACCATATTTGGTATAATTTTTTGGATGTTGAACGGTCAGATGAGGCAAAAAATCTGTTACTGAACTTTAACCTCTCGGAAGAGGACTTGCCTATTTTAATCACCAGCGATTCCAAGATATGTAAAAACCCATCGTTGGATTCGGTCGCCCGAAATTCAGGGGTTCTTATGGACTTTGAGGATAAAATTTTTGACCTTTTGGTCATAGGAGCAGGACCTGCCGGGTTGGCGGCCAGCGTCTACGCCGCTTCCGAAGGTTTGGATGTGGTTACCATAGATAGTAATGCTCCCGGTGGGCAAGCGGGAAAGAGCTCAAAAATCGAGAATTATTTGGGGTTTCCCACGGGAATATCAGGTAACGATTTGGCGAATAGGGCATACGTACAGGCACAAAAGTTTGGCTGTAACATCTCCATTCCGCACAGGGCGAAAAGTATTGAACATACGGGCAGCTATTTTATATTATGCGCCACCAATGGAAAAGAAATTAAATCCAAGGCTTTAATGGCCGCTACCGGGGCAAGTTACAGTAGACTGCCATTAAAAAATATTGATAAATATGAAGGTAGCGGGGTATATTATTCCGCTACGGGAATGAATGCATCTTCTTGTAAAGATGAAATTGTTGGTGTTGTAGGTGGGGGCAATTCTGCGGGGCAGGCAGCATTATTTCTTGCCGACCATGCCGAGGAAGTACATGTAATTTTACGTGGAGGCGATTTAGGGGCTAAAATGAGCGACTATTTGGTACAGCGTATTGAAGCGGCATCAAACATTTTTGTGCATTTGTTTACCCAAGTGACACAACTGAACGGCGAGTATCATTTGGAATCCTTGATTTTGGAAACCAAAGAAGGGGAAAGGATAGAAAAACCGATTACCAATCTATTTACTTTCATAGGGGCTAAACCTGGTACAGACTGGCTAAAAGGTTTAGTGGCCACTGATGAAAAAGGATTTATTTGTACAGGACCCGGTATAAAAGAAGAGGATTTGCACATATGTTCTATTTTTAAAAATAGAAAACCACAATCACTTGAAACCAGCATTCCTGGGTTCTTTGCCGTTGGTGATGTAAGAAAAGGCTCCGTGAAAAGAGTGGCTTCGGCCGTTGGTGAGGGTTCAATGGCAATAAGTCAAGTGCATCAATTTTTAGGGGAGTTGAGCGCTAGCCAAACAACCGTAGTTTAG
- a CDS encoding NAD(P)H-dependent flavin oxidoreductase, producing the protein MSQRPDFIQHLSLPAIAAPMFLISGPKLVVECCKNGIVGTFPALNQRTSEGFEEWLIEIKSELEEFEKETGKKPAPFGVNLIVHPTNPRLEADIKLCVKHKVPIIITSLGAVSMVVDAIHSYGGLVFHDIVKKRHAEKAQEAGVDGLILVAAGAGGHAGTINPMTLVAEIKKFFHKTIILSGCISTGRDIASAMQMGADLAYMGTRFINTDEAKAPEEYKKMIIDAGASDVVYTAAISGVHANFLGASLKAAGLTEEDLKKDVKIDFGKELDTEAKAWKTIWSAGQGSALIDDSVPVSKLISNLKSEFKSAIEEQIKVLETYPK; encoded by the coding sequence ATGAGTCAAAGACCCGATTTTATCCAACACCTTTCCTTACCTGCCATTGCCGCACCCATGTTTTTGATTTCCGGTCCAAAATTGGTCGTTGAATGCTGTAAAAACGGTATTGTAGGCACGTTCCCGGCCCTTAATCAAAGAACAAGCGAAGGTTTTGAGGAATGGCTTATCGAGATAAAGTCGGAGCTCGAAGAATTTGAAAAGGAGACTGGTAAAAAACCTGCCCCGTTCGGGGTAAATTTAATTGTTCATCCTACGAATCCAAGATTAGAGGCCGACATCAAGCTTTGTGTAAAGCATAAAGTACCTATTATCATTACTTCATTGGGAGCAGTGTCAATGGTCGTAGATGCCATTCATAGTTATGGTGGACTGGTTTTTCACGATATTGTCAAAAAACGCCATGCAGAAAAAGCACAGGAAGCTGGCGTGGATGGCCTGATACTTGTCGCTGCCGGTGCTGGCGGACATGCAGGTACCATAAACCCCATGACCCTTGTGGCCGAAATCAAAAAATTCTTTCATAAGACCATTATTTTATCCGGCTGTATCAGTACCGGGCGAGACATTGCCTCTGCTATGCAAATGGGTGCAGATTTGGCCTACATGGGTACACGATTTATCAATACCGATGAGGCAAAAGCCCCAGAGGAATACAAAAAAATGATCATTGATGCCGGAGCTAGCGATGTAGTATATACCGCAGCCATATCTGGGGTACATGCCAATTTTTTAGGGGCAAGCCTAAAAGCAGCCGGACTTACCGAAGAGGATTTGAAAAAAGATGTGAAAATAGATTTTGGAAAAGAGCTCGATACCGAAGCCAAGGCATGGAAAACCATTTGGTCGGCTGGCCAGGGTTCCGCTTTGATAGATGATTCGGTTCCTGTATCAAAATTAATATCCAACTTAAAATCAGAATTCAAATCGGCTATCGAAGAACAAATCAAAGTGTTGGAAACATATCCAAAATAA
- a CDS encoding acyl-CoA thioesterase, whose product MYLKEFEIRWSDVDANRHLANSAYLNYMSHTRMAYLMELGFDQKTLAQHEIGPVVFYEHIYYFKEAFPGRPIKVSMEIMGMSEDAKFFEFHHNFYDYKGRHLAHCEMMGAWMDLKTRNLTGLTNEFLKTFSGAEKAEGFRVLTKEDTRRFAKTPKDLA is encoded by the coding sequence ATGTACCTAAAGGAATTCGAAATACGATGGAGCGATGTTGACGCTAATCGGCATTTGGCCAATTCGGCCTACTTGAACTATATGAGCCATACACGTATGGCCTATTTAATGGAGCTGGGATTTGACCAAAAAACATTGGCACAGCATGAGATTGGGCCCGTGGTGTTCTATGAACATATCTACTATTTCAAAGAGGCTTTCCCCGGTAGGCCCATTAAGGTCTCAATGGAAATTATGGGTATGAGCGAGGATGCTAAATTTTTTGAGTTCCATCATAACTTCTATGATTATAAGGGAAGGCATTTGGCACATTGTGAGATGATGGGCGCTTGGATGGACCTTAAAACACGTAACCTTACCGGATTGACGAACGAGTTTTTGAAAACCTTTAGTGGGGCCGAAAAAGCGGAAGGGTTTCGAGTATTGACCAAAGAAGATACCAGAAGATTTGCCAAGACCCCTAAAGATTTGGCTTAG
- a CDS encoding DMT family transporter, translated as MSKRTLAILAAIGATTIYGINHTIAKEVMPVYVKPFGFIFLRVFGAAILFWGISFLGPKEKIEKKDWGRLVVAALLGMVVNMLSFFKGLELSTPINSAVLVTISPIIVVALSAFFLKERITLNKSLGIIFGFVGALALVLFGMEIRQDAPNIPLGNTLFIINAIAYGSYLIVAKKLVEKYHPFTLMRWLFTVAAIINLPMTLPEFLEIDWVTMPLWAYGVILFVVLCTTFMTYLFNIFAMTELKASTIGAFIYVQPIFGILFAIVTGKDGLTIVKLVATILVLVGVYLASRKPKPNL; from the coding sequence TTGAGCAAGCGGACCTTAGCCATATTGGCCGCTATTGGTGCTACAACAATATATGGCATCAACCATACTATTGCCAAGGAGGTTATGCCTGTTTACGTAAAACCGTTCGGCTTTATCTTTTTAAGGGTCTTTGGGGCAGCTATTCTATTTTGGGGGATTTCATTTCTTGGTCCAAAAGAAAAGATTGAAAAAAAGGATTGGGGCCGTTTGGTTGTTGCGGCATTGTTGGGAATGGTCGTTAATATGCTTTCTTTTTTTAAAGGGCTTGAGCTTTCAACACCTATAAACAGTGCTGTTTTGGTTACCATAAGCCCCATAATTGTAGTTGCCCTATCCGCTTTCTTCTTGAAAGAACGTATTACCCTGAACAAAAGTCTAGGTATCATATTCGGATTCGTAGGCGCACTTGCTTTAGTGCTTTTTGGTATGGAAATACGACAAGATGCCCCTAATATTCCTTTAGGGAATACGCTTTTTATCATTAATGCAATTGCCTATGGCAGCTATTTGATAGTTGCCAAAAAATTGGTGGAAAAATATCATCCGTTTACACTAATGCGCTGGTTGTTTACTGTTGCCGCAATCATCAATCTGCCGATGACACTACCTGAATTTTTAGAAATCGATTGGGTAACAATGCCCTTGTGGGCCTACGGTGTAATATTGTTCGTTGTCCTATGCACAACATTCATGACGTATCTCTTTAATATTTTTGCCATGACCGAATTAAAAGCGTCTACTATTGGTGCTTTTATATATGTTCAGCCCATTTTTGGAATTCTGTTCGCTATCGTTACTGGAAAAGACGGTCTTACGATTGTCAAACTGGTCGCCACGATTCTAGTGTTGGTAGGCGTTTATCTAGCCAGCAGAAAACCTAAGCCAAATCTTTAG
- a CDS encoding arsenate reductase family protein, giving the protein MKKIYHLSTCDTCQRILKELQPLDGFELQDIKTEAVTASQLEEMHKLSESYEALFSKRARLYREKGLNEKQLSESEYKNLILEHYTFLKRPVIMLDDHIFIGNSKKVVQAAKAAIHS; this is encoded by the coding sequence ATGAAAAAAATATACCACTTAAGCACTTGCGATACCTGCCAAAGAATCCTCAAAGAGCTACAACCCTTGGATGGTTTTGAACTCCAGGACATCAAGACCGAGGCCGTTACAGCATCCCAGCTGGAGGAAATGCACAAACTATCCGAAAGCTACGAAGCCCTGTTCAGCAAACGAGCCAGATTGTATCGTGAAAAAGGATTGAACGAAAAGCAGCTTTCCGAAAGCGAGTATAAAAACCTGATTTTGGAACACTACACCTTTTTGAAAAGGCCCGTAATCATGTTAGACGACCACATCTTTATCGGAAACAGTAAAAAGGTAGTGCAGGCTGCCAAAGCGGCCATACATTCTTGA
- a CDS encoding DinB family protein — MRNLFKITLQNRRNLHGILDDLSRDKLLKIPEGYRNNIWWNIAHIVVTQQLLLYKLSGLQVRIPDELINEYRKGTVPDGTAPDEEIKMVSGYLVPTIEWAQEDYNAGLFENYNEYTTSAKVTLKNIEDAIAFNLFHEGLHLGAIVSLKKILMG; from the coding sequence TTGAGAAACCTATTTAAAATAACTTTGCAAAATAGAAGAAATCTACATGGCATTTTGGATGACCTCTCTAGGGATAAGCTTCTAAAAATACCAGAAGGATATAGAAACAATATTTGGTGGAATATCGCTCATATAGTGGTTACACAGCAGTTATTACTCTATAAGCTAAGTGGTCTGCAGGTACGTATCCCTGATGAATTGATCAACGAATACAGGAAGGGCACGGTGCCTGATGGTACGGCCCCCGATGAGGAAATCAAAATGGTATCCGGGTATCTTGTACCTACCATTGAATGGGCGCAAGAAGATTACAATGCCGGTCTTTTTGAAAATTATAACGAATACACTACCAGTGCCAAAGTAACATTGAAAAATATTGAGGATGCCATAGCTTTTAATCTATTTCATGAAGGCCTTCATTTGGGAGCCATCGTTTCCCTAAAGAAAATATTGATGGGATAA
- a CDS encoding DUF3298 and DUF4163 domain-containing protein, translated as MKIRTLYLFLFLICISCKNDEKLTFKPIILNEKKCAECPIVEITVPKALGKNKIDAVVNTAITEEIVSLLTFGERYDAKTIQEATASFNMGFEELQQIYPDETTLWEAKISGEVVYEDKNVLTIRLDAYLFTGGAHGFSPSRFLNFDKNKGVVLENDALFSKLEDFKKLAENKFRKQEDIPLEAPINSTGFMFDGNEFYLPDNIGYTQEGIQLLYEQYEVASYADGPIKLVLPFDEVKKHLVLKTKPKS; from the coding sequence ATGAAAATTCGAACCTTGTATCTGTTTCTCTTTTTGATATGCATCAGTTGCAAAAACGATGAAAAACTTACGTTTAAGCCAATTATCCTTAACGAAAAAAAGTGTGCCGAATGCCCAATAGTCGAAATTACGGTACCCAAAGCGTTGGGGAAAAATAAGATCGATGCCGTCGTAAATACGGCTATTACCGAAGAGATTGTCTCACTGTTGACCTTTGGCGAGAGGTATGATGCGAAAACCATACAGGAAGCCACAGCTTCATTTAACATGGGTTTTGAAGAACTGCAACAAATATACCCCGATGAAACAACACTTTGGGAAGCTAAAATCAGCGGAGAAGTGGTTTATGAGGACAAAAACGTCCTGACCATACGTTTAGATGCTTATTTGTTTACCGGTGGCGCACATGGTTTCAGCCCTAGCAGGTTTTTGAATTTTGATAAAAATAAGGGAGTGGTGTTAGAAAACGATGCGCTCTTTTCCAAGTTAGAGGATTTTAAAAAACTGGCCGAAAACAAGTTTAGAAAGCAAGAAGATATTCCCTTGGAAGCACCCATAAATAGCACCGGATTTATGTTCGACGGCAATGAGTTTTACCTACCGGACAATATTGGCTATACCCAAGAGGGCATTCAGTTACTATATGAGCAGTACGAAGTTGCTTCTTATGCGGATGGACCCATAAAACTGGTTTTACCTTTTGACGAGGTCAAAAAACATTTGGTGCTCAAAACAAAACCAAAGTCTTGA
- a CDS encoding cystathionine gamma-synthase, which translates to MTKKSLKFNSKTIHGGQAPDKAYGAVMPPIYQTSTYAQSTPGGHMGFEYSRSANPTRTALENALASIENGNYGLAFGSGLAAIDAVIKLLNPGDEVVSTNDLYGGSYRLFKQVFEKYGIVFHFIGMESVDKIEAHINENTKLIWVETPTNPMMNVIDIKAVSQLAKKKNILLAVDNTFATPYLQTPLDLGADIVMHSATKYLGGHSDVVVGALVVKDKELADRLYFIQNASGAVCGPMDSFLTLRGIKTLHVRMQRHCENGKAIARYLAKHPKIEKVYWPGFENHPNHEIAKNQMNDFGGMISFVTMGSSYEDAIKIVEKLEVFTLAESLGGVESLAGHPASMTHASIPKEEREKSGVVDALIRLSVGIEDKDDLIADLEQAIG; encoded by the coding sequence ATGACAAAGAAATCATTAAAATTCAATAGTAAAACAATACACGGCGGGCAGGCCCCGGATAAAGCATACGGTGCCGTAATGCCCCCAATCTACCAAACCTCAACCTATGCGCAGTCAACGCCTGGCGGGCATATGGGGTTTGAATATTCCCGAAGTGCCAACCCTACGCGTACTGCATTGGAAAATGCTTTGGCCAGTATTGAAAATGGAAATTACGGCCTTGCATTCGGGAGTGGGCTCGCAGCGATTGATGCGGTAATAAAATTATTGAACCCGGGAGATGAAGTAGTTTCCACAAACGATTTATACGGTGGTAGCTACCGTTTGTTCAAACAGGTATTTGAAAAATACGGTATCGTTTTTCATTTTATTGGTATGGAAAGTGTAGATAAAATAGAAGCGCATATCAATGAAAACACCAAGCTCATTTGGGTAGAAACGCCAACCAATCCCATGATGAATGTCATAGATATCAAAGCAGTTTCCCAATTGGCAAAAAAGAAGAATATTCTATTGGCCGTGGATAATACTTTTGCTACACCTTATTTACAAACACCTTTAGATTTGGGGGCCGATATCGTAATGCATTCTGCCACAAAGTATTTGGGAGGCCATAGCGATGTCGTTGTAGGTGCTTTGGTCGTGAAGGACAAAGAACTGGCCGATAGACTTTATTTTATTCAAAATGCCAGTGGTGCCGTATGTGGCCCAATGGATAGTTTCCTGACCCTTAGGGGCATAAAGACCCTACATGTTCGTATGCAGCGCCATTGCGAAAACGGTAAGGCCATAGCGCGATATTTGGCAAAGCATCCAAAAATCGAGAAAGTGTATTGGCCGGGCTTTGAAAATCATCCCAATCATGAAATCGCCAAAAACCAAATGAATGATTTTGGTGGCATGATATCTTTTGTGACAATGGGGAGTAGTTATGAAGATGCGATTAAAATCGTGGAAAAACTCGAAGTATTTACATTGGCGGAATCTTTAGGAGGGGTAGAAAGTTTGGCAGGGCACCCCGCAAGTATGACCCATGCCAGCATCCCTAAAGAAGAGCGGGAAAAAAGCGGTGTGGTCGATGCTTTGATACGTTTAAGCGTAGGTATTGAGGATAAGGATGACCTAATTGCCGATTTGGAACAGGCCATAGGATAA